TGAGGGAGGAATGAGTGCTCTTTCAATCGTAATTGCTGGAATTTTAACTTTTATTCTTGCTCCTCTATTGAGCTTTTTAATATAAAAAAGACGAGTTATAAACTCGTCTTTTTTATAATTAGCTTCCCTACTAATTATACTATTACTTTGATTCAGATGTAAGTTTTCCTGTTTTTATCATAGTTAATACAAATTGATGTGCGTCCACTATTCCATTTGTATAAGAAAACTTTGTTTCCCCTTCATATAATCCATTCATAAGAACTTTTTGTTGTTCTTCTAAGTTAGTTTCTAAAGTTGGAACATCTATCTCTCCAGCTTTATACTCAGCTACCAAAGCATCATACATTTGGTCAAAAGTTTCTTGATAGATATCTGTTGTGATATCTATAAAATTGTTATCTGAATTCATTTTGCCTCCTAGTTATAAATCACATGTTTTATATAATAATTAATTTATTATTTCATTTGTGCTAATAATGTTTTATACTGTGTTCTCATTATTTTTATTGATATTTTTTTATGAATTTCATACCATTTTAAACTTAATGCTGCCATTCCTCTTAATGAATCACTTAACATTCTCTTTAAAAAATCAAACTCTTCATAACTTACTTTTAATTCTTTTAAAGCTTTATTTTCACAAGATTTTTTAACATAATCTAAGAATGATAAAACTCCTTTCATTTGCGCTGCATTTCCATAATTTTTTTCAAATTCTTTTTTTATTTCTATTATAAATCTTGATAAAAACTTTTTATGATTTTTTTCAAGTTTTATAACATATTTTCTTTTACCTTTTCCAATTTTTTGCATTAATCCCATCATTCCAATCATAGATGACATTTTATTCATCTCCATTGGATTAACTTTTTCTGGATTTATTCTTTGACCTTTCATTAAAAACCTCCGCTCTATATTTTTCCTATTATCTTTTCTATATGTTCCTTTGAAATACTACCTTCTCTTAAAATTCTAATATTTTTATTGCTCATATCTATTATAGTTGAAGCTTCTCCTATTGGACTTTCCCCACCATCTATAATTATATCAACTCTTTCTTTAAATTTATCTGATAATTCCTCATACGAACGAGGAGTAGGCTCTCCGGAAATATTTGCACTTGTAGTTGGAAGGATTCCACCAGCACTTTCAATAATTTTCAATGCTATCTCATGATTAGGCATTCTAACTCCAACTGTCTCTCCATTTGAAATCATTATCCCTGGAACAACATCTTTTTTTCTTAAAATTATTGTTAGTCCTCCAGGCCAAAATTTTTCTATTAATTTTAATACTTTTTCTTTGTTATAATCAATATAAGCTATTTCCTTTATTTTTTCTAAACTACTTACAAGAGCTATCAAAGGTGATGAAAAACTTCTAGTTTTAGCTCTATAAATATTCTTTATAGTTTCCTCGTTAGTTATAATTCCACCAACACCGTAAACTGTATCTGTTGGATAAATTATTATTTTTCCTTCTTTTAATTTTTTTCCTATTATTTCATAGTTTATATCTCTTGCTTTCATCATTTTACACCTCTTAAAAAACAAAGTCTTCAAAATATTTTATCATAAAAATTTTAAAAAAGCTAGTGATAACACTAGCTTTTTCTGTATTCTAAGCTCTCTTTAATACTTATTTTAAATTATCTATACTTTCAAATAATTCTGAAACTGACTGATGTGTTACTATTCTTCTTATTGCTTCTGCAAATAAATTATCTATAGATAAAACTTTTATTTTATCTATTTTCTTATCTTCTGAAAGTCTTATAGAATCTGTAACTATCACTTCGTCTACTGGACATTTTTCTAATCTCTCAACTGCTGGACCTGAAAGGATTGCATGACTACAACAAATATAAGCCTCTTTAGCTCCTCTTTTCATTATTGCCTCTACTCCATTTGTTATTGTTCCTGCTGTATCTATCATATCATCTATAAATATTGCTCTTTTACCTTCTACATCACCAATTAAATTCATAACTTCTGATAAGTTTGGTTTTGGTCTTCTTTTATCAATTATTGCAATTTTACAATCTAACCATTCAGCTAATTTTCTAGCTCTTTTTACTCCACCAATATCAGGAGAAACTACTACAGTTTGATCCCCTCTAAATCCTTTGTTTATAAAGTATTTAGCTAATAAAGGTAATGCTTGTAAATGATCAACTGGAATATCATAGAATCCTTGAATTTGATCTGCATGTAAATCCATAGTTACTACTCTATCTGCTCCTGCAGTAGTTAATAAGTTAGCAACTAATTTTGCTGTAATTGGTTCTCTAGGACTTGATTTTCTTTCTTGTCTTGCATAACCATAATAAGGCATTAAGATATTAATTGTTTTTGCTGATGCTCTTTTTAAAGCATCTATAAAAATTAATAATTCCATTAAATTTTCATTTACTGGTCCTGATGTTGGTTGAATAACAAATACGTCATTTCCTCTAACTGTTTCATCAACTCTTACATAAATTTCTCCATCTTTAAATCTAACAATCTCTGCCTTACCTAAATCCAAATCAAGTTTTTTTGCTATCTTACCAGCTAGCTCCAAATTTGATGTTCCTGAAAAAATTTTAACTTCTTTCATGTCCATTTCCATAATTTTTTTATTTCCTCCATTTAAGTTTTGTTAACTGTTTCGTTCTTTCTACAGCAAGTGCATTAGCTGGCAC
This DNA window, taken from Fusobacterium sp. JB019, encodes the following:
- a CDS encoding L-threonylcarbamoyladenylate synthase; this encodes MMKARDINYEIIGKKLKEGKIIIYPTDTVYGVGGIITNEETIKNIYRAKTRSFSSPLIALVSSLEKIKEIAYIDYNKEKVLKLIEKFWPGGLTIILRKKDVVPGIMISNGETVGVRMPNHEIALKIIESAGGILPTTSANISGEPTPRSYEELSDKFKERVDIIIDGGESPIGEASTIIDMSNKNIRILREGSISKEHIEKIIGKI
- a CDS encoding ribose-phosphate pyrophosphokinase → MEMDMKEVKIFSGTSNLELAGKIAKKLDLDLGKAEIVRFKDGEIYVRVDETVRGNDVFVIQPTSGPVNENLMELLIFIDALKRASAKTINILMPYYGYARQERKSSPREPITAKLVANLLTTAGADRVVTMDLHADQIQGFYDIPVDHLQALPLLAKYFINKGFRGDQTVVVSPDIGGVKRARKLAEWLDCKIAIIDKRRPKPNLSEVMNLIGDVEGKRAIFIDDMIDTAGTITNGVEAIMKRGAKEAYICCSHAILSGPAVERLEKCPVDEVIVTDSIRLSEDKKIDKIKVLSIDNLFAEAIRRIVTHQSVSELFESIDNLK